A region from the Sandaracinus amylolyticus genome encodes:
- a CDS encoding thiamine pyrophosphate-dependent dehydrogenase E1 component subunit alpha gives MADLLAIHRHAVRARLLDERLTQLARAGRIGFHPDARGFEPAIAAAVLAMRAEDAIFPSARDHAAFLVRGLPISRYVAHAFGSVEDPMRGHAAPGHLASRELRIAAASGLVSNHMTHAAGYAWAAKLRGETCAVLTMFADTAADAGDFHSAVNFAGATKAPVIFFCRTDRTRSAHPPTPIDRVADKGIAYGVESLVCSADDAGAVASAMAQAHQRALAGEGPTLVEAIRESKSDPIEALEARLSSEGHWDAHRALELRRELMTEIESAVAHAQQVGAPPREAVFEDVYATLPRHLEDQRTTLLATANHEDR, from the coding sequence ATGGCGGACCTGCTCGCGATCCACCGTCACGCGGTGCGCGCGCGGCTGCTCGACGAGCGTCTCACCCAGCTCGCGCGCGCCGGTCGCATCGGCTTCCATCCCGACGCGCGAGGCTTCGAGCCCGCGATCGCCGCGGCCGTGCTCGCGATGCGCGCGGAGGACGCGATCTTCCCGAGCGCGCGCGACCACGCAGCGTTTCTCGTGCGCGGCCTGCCGATCTCGCGCTACGTCGCGCACGCGTTCGGCAGCGTCGAAGATCCGATGCGCGGTCACGCGGCGCCGGGGCACCTCGCGTCGCGCGAGCTGCGCATCGCCGCGGCGTCGGGCCTCGTCTCGAACCACATGACGCACGCAGCGGGCTACGCGTGGGCCGCGAAGCTGCGCGGCGAGACGTGCGCGGTGCTCACGATGTTCGCGGACACGGCCGCGGACGCGGGCGACTTCCACAGCGCGGTGAACTTCGCGGGCGCGACGAAGGCGCCGGTGATCTTCTTCTGCCGCACCGATCGCACGCGCAGCGCGCACCCGCCGACGCCGATCGATCGCGTCGCGGACAAGGGCATCGCGTACGGCGTCGAGAGCCTCGTGTGCTCGGCGGACGATGCGGGCGCGGTCGCGAGCGCGATGGCGCAGGCGCACCAGCGCGCGCTCGCGGGCGAAGGCCCGACGCTCGTCGAGGCGATCCGCGAGAGCAAGAGCGATCCGATCGAGGCGCTCGAGGCGCGTCTGTCGTCGGAGGGTCACTGGGACGCGCACCGCGCGCTCGAGCTGCGACGCGAGCTGATGACGGAGATCGAGTCCGCCGTCGCGCACGCGCAGCAGGTCGGCGCGCCGCCGCGCGAGGCGGTGTTCGAGGACGTGTACGCGACGCTGCCGCGCCACCTCGAGGACCAGCGCACGACCCTGCTCGCGACCGCCAACCACGAAGATCGTTGA
- a CDS encoding response regulator, with the protein MDPHGADRSRTRTRPSLPRVDAARAHVLIVDDEAALRDVLRTVLRARFDVSVAEHGGEAMRVIEANDADIDLVLSDVRMPWVHGVELHRGLVARQHPLAQRFVWMTGGGLSEALRRYVSATGLPVIDKPFRLDELESMLARLTAPDDAAPPDASAG; encoded by the coding sequence ATGGATCCGCACGGCGCCGATCGATCGCGCACCCGCACGCGGCCCTCGCTCCCGCGGGTGGATGCGGCGCGCGCGCACGTGCTGATCGTCGACGACGAGGCCGCGCTGCGCGACGTGCTCCGCACGGTCCTGCGCGCGCGCTTCGACGTGAGCGTGGCCGAGCACGGCGGCGAAGCGATGCGCGTGATCGAGGCGAACGACGCCGATATCGATCTCGTGCTGAGCGACGTGCGCATGCCGTGGGTCCACGGCGTCGAGCTCCACCGCGGGCTCGTCGCGCGCCAGCACCCGCTCGCGCAGCGCTTCGTGTGGATGACCGGCGGCGGGCTCTCCGAAGCGCTGCGTCGCTACGTGAGCGCGACCGGGCTGCCGGTGATCGACAAGCCGTTCCGCCTCGACGAGCTCGAGTCGATGCTCGCGCGGCTCACCGCGCCCGACGATGCCGCACCGCCCGACGCGAGCGCGGGCTGA
- a CDS encoding CDP-alcohol phosphatidyltransferase family protein — protein sequence MNDTRPTRPKHFSMLRTFVLADLVTMANAASGTGAIFLCLRYVAERDPAYALGAFALLPIALVADVLDGAVARWRRRQSPLGADLDSLADVVSFGVAPAVLAFALGMDGGWDALVLVYFVACGISRLARYNVTASALSGDDGKVKYYEGTPIPTSLGLVAILGGAFWAGAVHDQLWLGALRIGPWELHPLVLIYALSGSAMISASLRIPKP from the coding sequence ATGAACGACACGCGTCCGACTCGGCCCAAGCACTTCTCGATGCTGCGCACGTTCGTGCTCGCCGACCTCGTCACGATGGCGAACGCGGCGAGCGGCACCGGCGCGATCTTCCTCTGTCTCCGCTACGTCGCGGAGCGCGACCCCGCCTACGCGCTCGGCGCGTTCGCGCTCCTGCCGATCGCGCTCGTCGCGGACGTGCTCGACGGAGCGGTCGCGCGATGGCGTCGCAGGCAGTCACCGCTCGGCGCGGACCTCGACTCGCTCGCCGACGTCGTGAGCTTCGGCGTCGCGCCCGCGGTGCTCGCGTTCGCGCTCGGCATGGACGGCGGGTGGGACGCGCTCGTGCTCGTGTACTTCGTCGCGTGCGGGATCAGCCGCCTCGCTCGGTACAACGTGACGGCGAGCGCGCTCTCGGGCGACGACGGGAAGGTGAAGTACTACGAGGGCACGCCGATCCCGACGAGCCTCGGTCTGGTCGCGATCCTCGGCGGCGCGTTCTGGGCCGGCGCGGTGCACGACCAGCTCTGGCTCGGCGCGCTCCGGATTGGTCCGTGGGAGCTGCACCCGTTGGTCCTGATCTACGCGCTCAGCGGGTCCGCGATGATCAGCGCTTCTCTGCGGATTCCGAAGCCCTAG